The window GCAAGCTTGCATATTCATATGGCACACCAAACCCTAAAGTGTCGCACAGTTTAAAATACACCTTTTTGTCACACTTTTTTGCCATCTCTTCAATTGCCAAAATGAGTGGAATGACAAAATTTTCAATATCTGATCTTGTGATGTCTTCAAGATGAACTCTTGGAGTGATGCCAAGTGAAAAGGCTTCTTGTATAACATCGATGTAGTGGGCGGCAATTTCTGACCTTGTTTTTTGAAACTTTTTGTAGATGTGATAGTCTGAGCATGACATTAAAATCCCTACCTCATCAAGTCCAAACTCTTTTGCAAGTTTTAGTTCCTCTTTTTTACTTCTCACCCACCCAACTACATTTGGAAATTTGAATCTTTTTTTCAAGCATTCCTGAACACACTGTCTGTGATAGTTTGTATAAAGAAAAAATTCGGAGTATTTTATAGTTCCAGTGCCATTGTCAATGTAGTGAAGATATTCGAAAATCTTTGCTACATTTTCTTTTCCTATATACGAAATAGCCTGCTGACCTTCTCTGAACGTGCTGTCTGTTACGTATAGCTTTGACGGTATATTGAGGGGAACAGAAATACTATCAAATATAACTCTTGGTATACTCTCATATGGAAATATTTCTTTAAAGTAATTAGGAGCGCCTTTTTCAAAATCTTGAAAACTCTTTTTTACTGTATCTACCATTTTTCTCACATCCTAACAGATTTATAGTCAAGTTTTTCAATAGCCAACGTTGTTCAAAAGTTTTTTTGTTAAGTAAAGAATTAAATATGAAATTATTATCATCACAAAACTCACAGAATAAGTTTCATCTTGATTTTGCACATATAGTTTGTACAAATAAAGTGAGATTGTTTGAGTTTTTCCAAAGACATTCCCAGCAAAGACAACTGTTGCGCCAAACTCGCCAAGCGCCCTTGAAAACGTGCCAAGTATACCTATCACAAGCCCCTTTCTCGCAACTGGCAAGTACACACGCCACAAAATTCCAAGCTCATCAAGCCCTAAAATGAAGCTTTCTTCTTTTAGCTGTTTGTCTATGGCCAAAAACGAAGAGTATGCTACTTTCAAATAGTATCCAATACTAACAAAAAGCTGAGCAAGTATTACTGCAAAGGTGGTAAAAGGTATCTGAAGAGAAGCTTTGTCAAGTATTCTCCCTACAAATCCGACTTTGCCATACAAAAGAAGCAAGAGCACTCCCATCAAGATCGGTGGCAAGACGTTTGGAAGGTCTATTATCAGCTCAAGAAAAGCGATTCTTCTTTTTGTGCTGGCAAGGAGGTATGCAAAAGGTGTGCCTATTAAAAATGCCAAAATACAGCAGATGCTGGCTGTAAAAAAAGAAAGCCCAAAGGCTGTGATGGTCTCTTTTTTTGTCATCATATTAAAAAGTTTTGAGTATGGTACAACAAAAAGTAAATTTAAAAAAGGTAAAAGCAAAAATATTAAAAACGGAACTGAAAGAATAAATACCTTTTTCATAATAAGCTCACACGCTTTCACAAAAGAAACTTGATCGGTTTTCTTTGCTATTCATATCCTGCTGACTTTAAAATAGCTTTGACTTTTTTTGAACTTAAAAACTTTATAAACTCCTTTGCAAGCCTATTTTTCTCAGATGTTTTGATTACCCCAACATAATGATAAGCCTGAACATTGTACTCATCAGGAATAGAAACAATACCCAGTTTTGAATTTATGGCATCTGTGAAATAAACAACACCTGCGTCAGCCTGCATTGCCTTAACTTTTTGGATAACATCAGTAATCTGAAACTCTTGTGAGATGACATTTTGCAAAATCTTTTTGTACAGGGCAGGGTCTTTGCTTTTTACTTTGTTTAGAAACTGTTGTGTCCACATACCAATTGGTGAAACAGGGTCTGCTATGCAAAGCTTTACACCCTTTTTAGATATATCCTCAAAGCTTTTCACCTTTTTCGATGAGCTGACAATAGCAAGAGTAG is drawn from Caldicellulosiruptor naganoensis and contains these coding sequences:
- a CDS encoding beta/alpha barrel domain-containing protein codes for the protein MVDTVKKSFQDFEKGAPNYFKEIFPYESIPRVIFDSISVPLNIPSKLYVTDSTFREGQQAISYIGKENVAKIFEYLHYIDNGTGTIKYSEFFLYTNYHRQCVQECLKKRFKFPNVVGWVRSKKEELKLAKEFGLDEVGILMSCSDYHIYKKFQKTRSEIAAHYIDVIQEAFSLGITPRVHLEDITRSDIENFVIPLILAIEEMAKKCDKKVYFKLCDTLGFGVPYEYASLPRSVPKIIYTISKSTNIPPERLEWHGHNDFYKAQSNAVCAWLYGASMVNCSIRGIGERTGIAALEVAILDLVQIKAENAPNLNFEALDELLEFTSRFEVMK
- a CDS encoding molybdate ABC transporter permease subunit is translated as MKKVFILSVPFLIFLLLPFLNLLFVVPYSKLFNMMTKKETITAFGLSFFTASICCILAFLIGTPFAYLLASTKRRIAFLELIIDLPNVLPPILMGVLLLLLYGKVGFVGRILDKASLQIPFTTFAVILAQLFVSIGYYLKVAYSSFLAIDKQLKEESFILGLDELGILWRVYLPVARKGLVIGILGTFSRALGEFGATVVFAGNVFGKTQTISLYLYKLYVQNQDETYSVSFVMIIISYLILYLTKKLLNNVGY
- the modA gene encoding molybdate ABC transporter substrate-binding protein, with protein sequence MKIRSKWIKLFVISIFVIAVLVAALFCTYSRFAFSKTTKAQSSKNDKLVLFVPNTLEAVIEKIADQFEKEKNCKIEMNVAGTHVLVTQLKSGASCDIFFSADKRYIDEIKGKRYINSYLTFAKATLAIVSSSKKVKSFEDISKKGVKLCIADPVSPIGMWTQQFLNKVKSKDPALYKKILQNVISQEFQITDVIQKVKAMQADAGVVYFTDAINSKLGIVSIPDEYNVQAYHYVGVIKTSEKNRLAKEFIKFLSSKKVKAILKSAGYE